The region GACGATCGCGGCGGTGGTTTCGGCGGGCAGCTTTGAGAAATTTACGCCGATGCGGCGCAACTGCGCTTCGTCGAAACAGGGTTGCGCCTCGGACGCGCCGGGCGTGGTCTTGAATTCGACGTCGAAGCGTCCCGCCCAGCTTTCCCCGACGAAGAGGTCGACGCTGTAGGCGCCCGGTGACGCAAAGTTGCCGCGTTCGAAGCGCCGGATGTCGACCGACTGCCCGACGCCGTTGTTCAGGAAGTTGGGGTCGAACTGAACCTGCGCGAAGCGCGCGTCGGGGACGTCGGCCTGTGCGACCTGCATCGCGTCCGTTTCCGCTTGGGGCGGTTGCAGGTCGCTCGCGTGGGTGTTGCCGGCCCAGGCGGCCAGACTGGACAGCACGAACGCATACATCGGCTTGGTCCGAGGCAGGCGGGCGGCGCTCCGATGAGCATGTCGGGTCGAGGGCGGCAAATTCATTAATCAGGAATCCTATTCTGAATACCAGGGGCGAGCGTGGAAGCGCGAAGGCTGAGTGCCGTTGGCGTGAGACGCGTTGTCGATCCGGGTGGCGTCGAAGCGGAACGGCCGGCGACGTTCGGGCGGCGCCCGGACAGGATCAGCCGAGCACCGGTGCGGCGCTACCGCATCGATACGGGGGCTTCATTGTTGATCGATGCCCCCCAGTCGTTGATGCTGCTGAACTGGACCTTCGCGTCCGCGGCGGGCGGCGCGCCAAGCTTCGCGACCGGGAATGCCTGCGTGCCGCCGGGGAGCACGTAGCCGGCGCCGGCGTCGTAGCGCTGGCCGCCGGAATGGAGCTGCACGCTGCCGATGTTGACGACATAGGGCGTCGGGTTGGTCGCCTTGAGTGCGTAGAGGCCGTCCGCACCGTGCTCGACTTGCCAGCGAACCTGTGCCGGCGCCAGGAGTGCGCTGCCCGGCAGCCCCTTCGGGCGATACATGATCTTGACGCGCGAGCGGAACGCGACCTGGAGCTGATTGCGCGCGGCGTCGCCGGTGAGCTTCGGCGGAATTTCCAGCACGTTGAGCCAGAACAGCGATTCCTTGTCGGCGGGAAGCGGCTCGTTCGTATAGATGATCCGCAAGGTCTGACCTTTTTGCGGCTCCATCCGGAACATCGCGGGCGTGAGCGTGAACGGCACGTTGATGGAATCAGGCGATGCATGCGCGTCGCCGTTGTCGATCCAGGCCTGGACCAGCGCGGGAGCCGCGCCTTCGTTCGTGAGCTTGACCGTCGCTTCGCGTTCGTCGCCGGGAAAGACGAGGCGGGTGCCGGAGATCACGACGCTCGCGCAGGCTTGCGACGCAATCAAGACGGAGGCCAGGGCGATGACCTTGAGCGATTTGGCGATGGCGTTCATGATGACTCGGAGGGGTGGTGGGGGATGGATATCGACGGACAGGGGGCCGGCGGCGTGCGGCGCACGCCGCCGGGGCCTTCCGCGCGGGAAGGCCCGCTACGAGGAGGCTTACGGATAGACGAGCGAGTACTGGACGTAGGAGTTCGCCGAGCCGCCGGTTACCGCGCCCGTCGCCAGGTATTCGGCGAAGAAGTTCAGTTCGGCAGTACCGTCGGAGTCGATCGAGACGACCTGCGAGTTCTGGTCCGGCGAGTTCGCGCCGACCTTGATCGGGTCCTGCTTGTCGTTCAGGATCTGCAGCACGACGTTCTTGGCTTCGGGCGTGTCGACCGAACCCTTGTCGAGCGCCAGCTTGCCGTCCGTGGTCACGTTGGTCGCGTTTTCGAACGTGACCTGGACCTTGGTCGGGTTGCCCTTCGAGTCCTCTGAATCCACCGCGCAGCCCGTCAGCTTGAAGCCGAACCCGGTGCGGCCGGACACGGCGCCCGACGTGTTCAGCGCGCCCGTGCTCACCGTGGGCAGCACGACCGACTTGTTCGTCGTGGCGCCGGCATCCTTGCCATCGATCTTGCAGGTTCCGGCCGTGACGTTGCCGGTGAACGTGATCGTGCCGTCCGACGCGTGAGCCGCCGATGCGAGGCTGAGCCCCGCCGCGGCCAGGAGCGTCGAAATGAGTTTGGTGCTTGTTGCGAGTTTCATTGTGTTGATCTCAGACGTTGGTTGATGATGTGAAACGCGCAGACATCATTCGCCGTTTGAGCGAAATCTGATGGGGTGCGATTCGGGATTGATTATCGGAATCTTCCGCTGAGCGGGAAATTTGACTTGAACGAAGTTTGATGATTTATATTCATTCAAGTACTAAAGCGGAATGGCGCGCTGCCGCGCCCCAGCCGCCGCATGACGTTTCGCACGCGGGGAGCGGCATCGCGTCGGTTCTCATCCGGAAGTCGGCGATTCGAATTTCGAGTCTCGCGAGACCCGGTGTCGCCCTCGTGGATCGATCGCGAATCTGTCGTTTAGGGCGCGGGAGTTTAAGTTCAACGACGAGCGTGCGACTGACGAAGAAATGGACGCGATCAGAGACGCGATTCGGATGTTTCTCGATCTGTAGCACGGCAACGGCGTCGCTCGGCGCGGTTTTTTATCGCAGTGGGCCGTGTCAGTTCGCGTCGGGGTTGATCAGCGGCCAGGCCCGGGCTGGGCCCGCTGCGGAACATGACGGGCTGCGGGCAGCGCATAAGTTGAATGCCCGCCGCTCAAATTTCGCCAGGAGCGATGTGGCGTCGGCGCAGGTTGGAACAGGTAAAATGCCGCCCAACAACGGTTTCGTCTCTCAGGGGGCCGTTTCTACCCCACATCCGGAAGCATCAGTGAAAAATTCTTCAGAATCAAAGGCCAAGGCTGCTCACGGCCCCCGAATCGGCATGGTCAGCCTTGGTTGCCCCAAGGCGCTGGTCGACTCCGAGCAGATCATCACCCAGCTGCGCGCGGAGGGCTATGAAATCTCCGGCACCTACGACGGCGCCGACCTCGTCGTCGTCAACACCTGCGGCTTCATCGACGAAGCGGTGCAGGAAAGCCTCGACGCGATCGGCGAGGCGCTGACCGAGAACGGCAAGGTCATCGTCACCGGCTGCCTCGGCGCGAAGAAGAGCGCGAGCGGTTCGGGCCTCATCGAGGAGGTGCATCCGAAGGTGCTGGCCGTCACCGGCCCGCACGCGCTCGGCGAGGTCATGCAGGCGGTGCACAGCCACCTGCCCAAGCCGCACGATCCGTTCGTCGATCTGGTGCCGCCCGCGGGCATCAAGCTCACGCCGCGCCACTACGCGTACCTGAAGATCTCCGAGGGCTGCAACCACCGCTGCACGTTCTGCATCATCCCGTCGATGCGCGGCGACCTCGTGTCGCGCC is a window of Burkholderia sp. FERM BP-3421 DNA encoding:
- a CDS encoding fimbrial biogenesis chaperone, giving the protein MNAIAKSLKVIALASVLIASQACASVVISGTRLVFPGDEREATVKLTNEGAAPALVQAWIDNGDAHASPDSINVPFTLTPAMFRMEPQKGQTLRIIYTNEPLPADKESLFWLNVLEIPPKLTGDAARNQLQVAFRSRVKIMYRPKGLPGSALLAPAQVRWQVEHGADGLYALKATNPTPYVVNIGSVQLHSGGQRYDAGAGYVLPGGTQAFPVAKLGAPPAADAKVQFSSINDWGASINNEAPVSMR
- a CDS encoding fimbrial protein; this encodes MKLATSTKLISTLLAAAGLSLASAAHASDGTITFTGNVTAGTCKIDGKDAGATTNKSVVLPTVSTGALNTSGAVSGRTGFGFKLTGCAVDSEDSKGNPTKVQVTFENATNVTTDGKLALDKGSVDTPEAKNVVLQILNDKQDPIKVGANSPDQNSQVVSIDSDGTAELNFFAEYLATGAVTGGSANSYVQYSLVYP